One genomic window of Nicotiana sylvestris chromosome 10, ASM39365v2, whole genome shotgun sequence includes the following:
- the LOC104235127 gene encoding protein NRT1/ PTR FAMILY 1.2, whose product MANSSGEKGEMIEQPLLDASETQKGGFRTLPFILGNVALMNAATNALTPNLILYLMNEYHMDMTTGSNILYIWSATTNIAPVLAAFLADSFVGRFKMIGLGSVVTLVGMFLFWLTSVIPQARPPPCIGSNNICRSAEMFQLFFLCSSLGLVAIGAGAIKSSSLAFGSDQLKREVYQENARAIESYFSWYYAVYALSVLVALTCLVYIQVNMGWALGFGAPVLLMLFSTLLIFLGTPFYVKLKPKSSLITGLIQVIVASYRNRCLRLSSQCEDILYHQKKGSVTVLPSEKLRFLNKACIVQDPQLDLSPDGEATDPWRLCTVDQVEELKALLNVVPIWLTGAIMNINISQPSFPVLQATTMDRHIGSSFEIPAASFGIFAVIAAIIWIVLYDCLVLPIASKMTGKPAHFSTKERMGFGMFLSFLSVLVMAVVEGVRRSIAIKEGYSDDPQSVIPMSAMWLLPQNCLAGFAEALNAIGQNEFYISEFPRSMSSVASALLGVGMGVASLLASFIMSTINELTGGGGQESWVSSNINKGHFDYYYLVLAGLSVVNLLCYIACSRAYGPCKGENREMIEED is encoded by the exons ATGGCGAATTCTTCAGGTGAAAAAGGCGAAATGATCGAACAGCCTTTGCTAGATGCTTCTGAAACTCAAAAGGGTGGCTTCAGAACCTTGCCTTTCATACTTG GAAATGTGGCTTTGATGAATGCGGCGACTAATGCTCTAACGCCTAATCTGATTCTGTATTTGATGAATGAATATCACATGGATATGACTACTGGGTCCAATATTCTCTACATCTGGTCAGCAACTACCAACATTGCTCCAGTTCTTGCGGCCTTTCTGGCAGATTCTTTTGTGGGTCGGTTCAAGATGATAGGACTGGGGTCTGTTGTTACCCTTGTG GGGATGTTTCTGTTTTGGCTGACATCAGTGATTCCGCAAGCAAGACCTCCACCCTGTATCGGTTCCAACAACATTTGCAGATCAGCAGAGATGTTCCAACTCTTCTTCCTGTGTTCCTCTTTGGGCCTCGTTGCCATTGGAGCAGGTGCAATCAAATCTTCATCTTTAGCATTTGGTTCAGATCAGTTGAAACGGGAAGTATATCAAGAAAATGCGCGTGCAATAGAGAGCTACTTCAGCTGGTACTATGCCGTGTATGCTTTGTCTGTCCTGGTTGCTCTCACGTGTCTTGTTTATATCCAAGTTAACATGGGGTGGGCTTTAGGTTTTGGAGCTCCTGTTTTGCTGATGTTGTTTTCAactcttttaatttttttgggtACTCCATTCTACGTGAAGCTGAAGCCTAAATCGAGCTTAATCACTGGGTTAATTCAAGTGATTGTAGCCTCTTACAGAAATAGATGTCTCAGATTGTCGTCACAGTGTGAAGATATACTATACCATCAGAAGAAAGGATCAGTGACAGTTCTTCCTAGTGAAAAACTAAG GTTTCTGAATAAAGCTTGCATTGTCCAAGATCCTCAACTGGATTTGAGCCCAGATGGAGAAGCAACAGATCCTTGGCGTCTTTGCACTGTAGATCAAGTAGAGGAGCTGAAAGCACTGCTCAATGTTGTTCCAATCTGGTTGACGGGAGCTATCATGAACATAAATATAAGCCAGCCCTCTTTTCCAGTACTTCAAGCGACTACCATGGATCGGCATATAGGTTCAAGCTTTGAAATCCCAGCTGCCTCCTTTGGCATCTTTGCTGTCATCGCTGCTATTATTTGGATTGTCCTCTATGATTGTTTGGTTCTTCCCATAGCATCAAAAATGACTGGAAAACCTGCTCATTTCAGCACGAAAGAGAGAATGGGGTTTGGGATGTTTCTTTCCTTCCTGTCAGTCTTAGTGATGGCAGTTGTGGAAGGTGTCCGGAGAAGTATTGCAATCAAGGAGGGGTACTCGGATGATCCACAAAGCGTGATACCTATGTCAGCAATGTGGCTACTTCCCCAAAATTGCCTTGCTGGCTTTGCAGAGGCCCTAAATGCCATCGGCCAAAACGAATTTTATATTTCAGAATTTCCTAGAAGCATGTCAAGTGTAGCTTCTGCTCTATTAGGAGTTGGTATGGGAGTGGCAAGCTTACTAGCGAGCTTTATAATGAGTACTATCAACGAATTGACGGGAGGAGGAGGGCAGGAGAGTTGGGTATCAAGCAATATAAACAAGGGTCATTTCGACTACTATTATTTGGTTCTGGCAGGATTAAGCGTGGTTAACCTACTGTGTTATATTGCTTGTAGTAGAGCTTATGGTCCATGTAAAGGAGAGAACAGGGAGATGATTGAAGAAGACTAG